A segment of the Paracoccus alcaliphilus genome:
TGGTGCCAGCCGTCGCCGGACTGAAGGATGGCGCGAGGCCCTGACGGGCCGATATCCGAGGGCACTTCTGACAGTGCCCCCGGAAATGTCTGGCAATGCTCAGACCTTGGCGGCGGAGATTACGATCTCGACCAGAACGTTCTCTCCCAGATCGGCCACGCCAATGGTTGCTCGGGTCGGCAGATCGTCAGCCTTGATCCAGTTCAGCCACGCTTGGTTCATTCCGTCCTTTTGGGAGAAATCGGAAATATAGATCATCGCGGTCAGCAGGCTACTTTTCGATGCGCCGACTTCGGCCATCAGCTCGTCTAAGCGGTCGCAGATATCTTGGGTCTGGCCCTTCATGTCGCGGGTCAGATCGCGCGAGATCAGGCCGCCGAAATAGAATACGCCATTGTATTCGACCACGCGGTGGCCAATGGGAATCTGAAGGTGTCGTTTGATCACGTTTTTTCTCCTTTGTGATGGTTCGTTAGTGGGTGAGGGTGCCGCCCTCCGCGCGCGTTGGGAGAAACGGCAACAAGACCTTGGGCGTGTCGCCGGTATCTATTGCCTGGGCCAGCAATTTGCCGACGACCGGGCCGAGATAGAACCCATGCGCTGAGAAACCGAAGCAATGCCAAAGGTCTGTGGAGTAGGACGAGGCGCCGATATATCCGGCGTGATCCGGTGCGAAGCCTTCGAGCCCGGCCCAGCACCGGGTCAGGGCCGCCTGCGCCAGCGTGGGAAAGACATGCTGGGCCAGCGCAAGGTTATAAGCCAGCCTGTCGTGGTCCAGACCGGCATGAACGGCGGTGTCGCTGACGTGGCCGCGATAGCCGCCGCCGATCAGGTAGGTGCCGTTTAAGGCCTGCTTCACCGACAGGCGGTGCCCGACATGGCCGACTACCGGGCCTAGCAGGGCAGGGGTGCGGGCGGACACGCTCATCATGAGGGCCTGTCGGGTCAGGGGGAACCGTTCACCGACCAGCGCCGCGATATCGCCGCCCCAGCCTCCAGCACAATTGATCAGCACCGGCGCCTGAAACGCCTGCGTGGCAGAGACACAGTGCCACACGTCGCCAACCCGTGTTATGGCCTGCACCCGGCATCCTTCGAAAAGGCCCACGCCTGCGCGCTGAAGGTTTAGCCGAAAGGCGTGTAGAGTGCGGGCCGGATCGGCCGAACCGCATTCGGCGGCCCAGATCCCGCCTGTGATGCTGTCGCCCAGTCCCGGCTGAAGGTCCCGCAGTGCGCCCCGGTCCAGCCATTCCTCTGTTATCGACGAATACCGACGGACGCGCTCCATCGCGGTGCGGGCGGTTTCGAACTGGGCCTCGGTTTCGACCACACGCAAATAGCCGTTTCGGCGAAACCCGCAATCATCGCCCAGCATCTCAGCAATCTCGGGCCAGACCTTAAGCGCGCTTTCGGCCAACGGCAATTCGAAATGGATGCGCGGAATGTGGTGAATACTGCCGGCGTTCACCCCTGAGGCATGGCACCCGATTCGGTTACGCTCCAAAAGGTTGACGGAATAGCCACGCCGTGCAAGATGCAGCGAGGTCGAGGCGCCGTGAATGCCGCCGCCGATAACGATCACGTCGGCACTGTGTGATACGGCCCCGGTCATGGCTTGTCGCTTGTATAGACAAAGCCTTCGCCAGGCAGCGCGACGCTGATGTCGATGCCCTTGGCCAAGGCGCCCAGCGGGATCGGTTTCAGCGGCGCGCGCACCGTCATCTGGCGCGCCTTTGACGGGTCGATGCCAGCGCCCTCGGCCAATGCAAGGGTGGCCATATCGGCGCAGATGCGGCCCTGACATAGGCCCATGCCACAGCGGCTCACAGCCTTGAAGTGATCGAAATCGCCGATCCCAGCGCGGGTCATTGCGCGCAATGTGCCAAAGCTGACTTCTTCACAGCGGCATAGCAATGTGTCGTCAGGCAGGGTGCGTGCGTGTGACGGGGCAGGGGCGAACAGATGATTCAGAAACCGCCGTTCGCGGGTTGAGCGGCGGTGGAAGGCGAGGAGCGGTATCGCACGCTCGTGATAGTCATGGGTCGAAATCGCCCCTAGCTTGCAGGCAGCGTCCAAAGCCGCAAGATGCCCCGCATTCCGCGCCGCCAACGCGCCATTGCTGCCGGTTGCATCCCCCGCGACCGAAACATCGGGGTGCGAGGTTTGACCTGCCTTGTCCGCATCGGGCGCCCAAGCCTGCAACAGCGGCGACCAGTAATGGGTACAGCCCAGAAGCCGAGTCAATTGAGTGTCGGGGACGATACCCAGATGCGTCACCAGCAGCGGTGTGGAGATCTGGTGTTCGGTGCCGCGATAGGTGAAGGTGACGGCCTTCAGCAGGTCGGTGCCTTGGGCCGCGACCTGTGTGACGTTTTGATACCGCGGCAGTTTCGCACGGGTTATGCGGCACAGAAGGTTCACCCCCTGCCACAGCGTCGTGCCAGCCATCACGGCGCCAGGCACAAAGCGTGCGGCGCGCAGTACATTGGACGAGGGCGTGGTATCGAGCAGCGCCGAAACGGTCACGCCCTGCTCCAGCAACTGTGTGGCCAGCAACAGCAACAGCGGCCCCGATCCGGCCAGAACGACGGGGCAGTCGGGCAGACAATTGCTGTCTTTCATCAGGGTCTGGATCGCGCCGGCGGTCATCACTCCGGGCAGTGTCCAGCCGGGAAAGGCAAAGGGGCGCTCCTTGGCGCCGGTGGCCACAAGGATGCGGCGCGCCTTCAGGTGTTTCAGACCGGGTTCAGCCAGCAGATGTACCTGCCACACATCCCCCGGGGTGCGGGTCACGTCGATCACCGTGTGCCCGGTGAAAATCGCGGGGTCATTGGCGGTTTGCACCGCGTCGACGGCCTTGGCGGCCCATGGACCATCGGCGCCATAGGTATCAGACAGCGGTTTTCCGGCGGCGCAGGCTGACAAAATGCCTTTGTAGATGCGCCCGCCCGCCCGTGCGTTTTCATCGACAAGCGCGACGTCAAGGCCGCAGGCGCCGGCGGTCTGGAAGGCGGCCAATCCTGCGGGTCCGGCTCCGAGGATAACGAGGTCAAGGGGTTCTGTCACGATGTCAAACTCTCTGACGGGCTACTTGCATACCTTCGCGCACCCGCGTCATGCAGGCCTGACAGCCGGACACGCCATCAATGGTCATGGTGCAGTCAAAGCATTGCCCGATGCCGCAATAGGCGCTGCGTTGTGCGCCCGATCCGCTAGCCCTTCGCCCTGCCGGGTAGCCCGTTACAAGCAACGCGGCCACGACCGAGACGTTTTCAGGCACGCGCAGCGCCGTACCCTCAAACGAAATGACCACGGTTTGGGTGGATGCGGTCAGACGGAACGCCGGCCCAAAAGTGCTCGTTTCAGGCGACATCGGCAACGGACCGGTGACGCGAGAACCGATCGGCTCCATAGGGCGTGATGTCGACGCGGGGCGGTTTGCCCAGCATGAGGTCTGAAATGACATGGCCGCTGACTGCCGCCTGGGTCAAACCCATCTGCCCGTGCCCGAAAGCCAGCAAGGCGTTGCTCAGCCCGGGTGCACGGTCAAGGATCGGAACACCGTCGGGCAGGGATGGGCGGCAGCCCATCCAGCGGTCGGATGCACCGACCTGCAACTGGGGAAACAGGCGCTTGGCGGCGGTCTGGATCTGGTGGAACAGTTTTTCGCTAGGCGGCGCGTCGAAGTCCGCGAACTCGACCAGTCCGGCAAAGCGTAGGCCCGATTGCATTGGGGTAACGGCTATCCCGAGTGCGGGAACCAGCATCGGCAGTTGCGTCTCGACTCCTGGCTGGGCGATCATCAGGTGATAGCCCCGATGCCCGACAATCGGTGCGCCACAGTTCAACTGCGCGGCAAGCCCGCTGGAATGGGCTCCAGCCGCCAGAACGACGTGACCGACCTCGTATGTCTGCCCCGATGCCGTACGCAACTGGCTAACGCGGTTGCCGGACTTGATGATCTCGGAGACGGGCGCGTTGATGAACTGGCCGCCATCGGCCATGAAACGATCAAACAGTGCCTGGCTCAGCGCGCCAGGGCCCAGAACATGACCTGCCTCATGCGCAAGCATTGCACCGGCAACAGGCCGCGCAAGGCTTGGCACCAGATTGGCCACCTCGGATGCCGACAGATCAGTCAGGCTCATCCCGCGGGCACGGCGAACTTCGTTGTGGGCTTCGGCGGCACGTCGCTCGGCGTCGGTGAGGTAAATATAAAGACAGCCGTTACGCTGAAACAGCGCGCGAGCGTCTGGCAGGTCGTCCAGCAGGGTCATCCAGTGATCGAACCCGACCAGCGACAGACCCGCCATAGCGCGAGAAATGCGGTCGAACTGCGAAATGCGGCAGGCCTTGGCGAAATGCCACAGAAAGGGCGCCATGCGCGGCAGATAGGACGGTTTCAGGCTGAGCGGGCCGGTGCTGCCGAACAAAAGGCCAGGCAGCTTGCACAGGGTTTCCATGCTGGCCTCGGGAATGACGGCGGAACCGGCGATCAGGCCCGCGTTTCCATAGGATGCCCCAGCGCCCGGCTTGCCCGGGTCGAACAAGGCAACGTCAAAGCCATCACGCTGTAGCCTGCGCGCACAAGCCAGGCCGACAAGCCCCGCACCGATGACCGCAACCAGCCCCGCACCTGGAGCGATTTTCCCCGACGACATAAAATTTCTCCGTGATTTCGGTCACGCCCCGTGGTGGCGCATGGCGGGCCGACCCCAAGGGGCAGGCCCTTTGGTGTTGTACCTCAGCCTTCGACGGCGCGTATCTTTTCGATTAGTGACTTGAACTTTTCGCCACGCTCCTCCGCAAAGTTGTCCTGCACGGTCAAGGCACGTTCGATGAACGGCGCGCGGTCCGGTGAATGTAACGTCATGCCGCCTTCGTCGCGCAGCCAAGCGCGCACTTCGTCTTCGCCGCTCTGGATGATCTCGGCCTGATAGGCGCTGGCCTCGGCGGCGGCGCGCATCACAGCTTCTTTCTGAGCGTCATCCAGCTTTGCCATCGTCTGGTCGCTCATGAACAGCGGAACGAATGCGGCGATGTGATCGAGGCGCACCAGATGCTCAGCGAACTCATAGAACTTCATATCGCGGATCGTGACGAGTCCGTTGTCGGTGGCATCGATTGCGCCGGTCTGCAACGCCGTGGGCACTTCGGACCAAGCCATGGCGACCGGCTGTGCGCCAAAGGCAGCGGCCGTGTCGATCATCACTTGGTTCTGCGGCACGCGGAACTTGAGGCCCGACATCTGGCCGATCTCATCGACCGGCTGCTTGACGCTGAACACTTCGCGGAAGAATACGCCGCCATAGGCCAGCAGATTGACACCGGTTGCCTGCCGCAGGCCTTCGGCGAATTCCACACCGACTGGCCCTTCGAGAACCGCCTTCATGTGCTCGGGGCTGCGGAAGATATAGGGCAGCACGAACACGTCGATCAGCGGATAGTTCGACGACAGGTTGTTCGACGACACCAAAAACGCATCGACGTTGCCCAGCTGCATCGCGCTGAACGCTGTTTCTTCGTTGCCGATCTGGCCGCAGCAGCGCAGTTTCACCTCGACGCTGCCTTCGCTGTATTCTTCGGCCAGTTCCTTGAACTTGACCGCAAGGATGCCAAGCTTGGATTCCGGTGGCGTTTCCCAGCCCAGGTTGATCGTTACATCTGCGGCCATCACGGGCAGAGTCATCATGCCCAGCATGACACCTGCGGCTGGCTGGATCATCTTTTTCAGTAGCTTGTGTAGCATTTCTGGCTCCTGTTGGTTTTGATTTATTGGTCTGGTGGTGGTGATTACCGGCTTTCGCCGAACACGAGGTCCGGCAGGAAAAGTACAAGTTCCGGCCAGAGGGTGACGATGACAAGCCCGGCGATATAGGCCCAGAAGAACGGGACTACGGCGAGCGAGATCGACTCAAGGCTGACGTTGCCAATGCGCTGTGCGACATAGAGGTTGCCGCCAACCGGAGGCGTCAGGAAACCAATTTCAGCGGTGATGATCGTGAACACACCAAAGAAGATCGGGTCGATGCCAAGGCTGATCGCCACCGGTAGAAGTACCGGCGTGAAGATGACGATCTGGGCCAGAGAATCCATGAATGTGCCGATAATGATGTAAAAGACGGCCACGATTGTAAGGAATATCAGCGGATTGTTTCCCATTGATGTTAGGAGGCCAAGCACCAAATCGGGCATGTCGTAGAGTGCGATGATGTGCCCCAGCGTCAGGGTGGGCGCCAGAAGGATCAGCATGCCGGTCATCAGGGTGGTGAACCTGAGCGCGCCCAGGAACTGGCTCCATTTCAGCTCCCGATAGACCACCGCCTCGACGAACAGGGCGTAAAGCACGGCGACGCCCGCGGCTTCGGTAGGGGTGAAGACGCCGGAATAGATGCCGCCCAGAATAAGGATCGGCGCACCCAGAGCCCACTTCCCCTCTTTCACCACGCGGGCAAAGACGGTCCACTGGAACGGCGCGGTTTCACGCGGTGCCTCTTTGCGTGCTAAGAAATACACAACGACCATCAGCAGTAGCGCCAGCGTAAGCCCCGGAATGACCCCTGCCAGAAAGAGCCGCGGGATGGACTGCGACGCAACCAGCCCATAGATGATCATCATGTTGCTGGGCGGGATCATAGCGCCCAGTGCGCCAGCCGATGCCGCGACAGCCGACGCAAAGCGCGGCGAATAGCCGTCTTCGATCATCCGTGGGATCGTTACCGATCCGACAGCGGCGGTTGTTGCCATACCCGAGCCCGAGATGGCACCGAAAATCGCGCAGGCAATGACCGTGACGTAGCCCAGATTGCCCTTTTGCGAGGTCATCATGCTCTGGGCGACGTTGATCAGTCGCGCCGCAGTATGGCCGCGCTCCATAATCGAGCCTGCAAGGATGAACAGGGGCAGGGCCAGCAACGGAAAAGGTTGCAGGGCGACGACCGAGGATTGCGCCAGCGAATTGCCAGGGATGTCCAGCAACCACAGCCCGACGACGGCTGTAACGCCAAGCACAACAAAGACCGGGACCCCTATAAGAAGCGTTCCGATGAACACTGCTGTGATGATCAATGGGTCGCTCATGCGTCTGCCTCATGTTCGCGTGCCGGCAGGCCGATGCAGCCGCCGCGAAACCACAGGACGTAAACCTGGATGACGCGAACGCTCATAAGCACATAGGCAATAAGAATGATGGAATGGAGCCACTCCTGTTCGATCCCGAGCGAGACAGAGGCGTTGACGAAGCTGAAAAGGCGGATCAAATAGTCGGACGCATAGATGATCATCAGGATGTTGAACCCCATCCACAAAACATCGCCCAGCATGATGGACGCCAGCCCGAAGCCGCGGGGCAGTTTCTGCACCAGCAGAAGCATTCTGATGTGGAAATGGTGTCGGATGCCGACGATCGCGCCCAGATAGACCGCCCAGACCATGCTGTAGGCTGCGACCTCTTCGGTCCAGTGAACGCCTAGGTCATAAAAATAACGGCTGAACACCTGAAGCAGCACACAAAAGGTCATCAACACGATCAGAGCGCAGGCGATCGACTCTTCGGCATAGAGATCAAAGAACCTGACCACGCGGCTGCGATGGAATTGGCTTTGGGTCATGCGAAGCTCATCAGGGTCGATGCCTCCGGTACTGTAGCACTGCAAGCTGTGTGATTTTGGCTCATTACGATCCCATTTTGGAAACGGTTTCACGAAGAAACTCATGCTTTTCAGTGCTCGTCAACAGAATTCATAGAGTCCTCTGGTGTAGAATCGACATTTTTATGGTAACGCTTACATAATTGGGCGTTGGTTGCAAACTGCGGCGTACATGACCAAGATCAGGCTCGAAGCAGCATTAGGACAGGCAGTGAGCGTACCAACAATCGGAGATGTGGCCGCCCTGGCCGGTGTTTCGTCAGCGACCGTTTCAAGGGTTCTGAACAGCCCCAGTCAGGTTGGAAAGGAACGCAGGGCGCGGGTCGAAGCCGCGATACAGCAGTTGAATTTCGTACCACTCGCCGCTGCGCAAACGTTAAAATCCGGGCGTTCTATGACCGTGGGCGCGATCTTTCCGCGTCTCGACAGCATCCTGTTCGGCAGCATTCTGAACCAGCTTCAGACCCGGTTCGACCAGGCAGGCTATACCCTGATCACCATGACCACTGTCTATAACGCCGCGACCGAGCCGCTTCGGGTGCGCCAGTTGATTGCGCGCGGCGTCGATGCCCTGATTCTGCTGGGCGGCATGCATTCCCCCGAAACCGACGCCCTGATCAACGAATACCAGGTGCCACGGATGAATCTTTGGTCTTGGCTTGATGATTGCCCGTCGGCGCAGATCGGATTTTGCCTGCGCCGCGCAGCAAGCATGGCCGCCGATCATGTTTGCGCTCTGGGGCACAAACGAGTCGGGGTCATCTCGGCGCACCCTGAAACGAATGACATGGCGCTGAAATGCCGGTTGGGCATCAACGATTCGCTGGTCAAATGGCAGGTCGAGGTTGACGAAGACCTGTTCGTGGCAAGCAATTATAGCGTCGAGGACGGGTCATTTGCGTTTTCGTCGCTGATAAGTCAGCCCGATCCGCCAACCGCGATCCTGTGTACCTCGGATATCTTTGCCGCCGGGGCCATGCGTGAGGCGCGCCGTATGGGCCTGAACGTGCCGCGCGATATTTCGATCACCGGTTTCGACGATTCAGATTTCGCCAAGATCACCAATCCTGGCCTTACCTCGATCCGGACCGAGCAGGCGATCATCGGAACACGCTGTGCCGAATCGATTCTGGGCCATCTGACCGAAAGCAAGAAACTGGTCTCGCTCGAACTGGGAGCCGAACTGATCGTGCGTGAAAGCACCGCACCGCCGAACCGATAGGCTCAGCCTCAATCAGCACAGGGCCTGACGAACGACGGACGATCAGGTTTACATCGTCATGACGCGCTTGACCGGTGTGGTGGGGACGTGATCGACCGGCAGGGTCGGGCCGATAGGCCCAAGAACTGGCGGTGACTGGGTGCTTCCATCCAGGACACTGATGCTGTTGCGGGAGATCGAGCGCCGTGAAGATTTGGCAGGCTGTCTTGCCACTTGCATAGAAGTCGCGCGTGCTCCGTCCAAGGTGCAGCACAGCCTCGAGGAGATCATCCGGTTTCGGATCCTGATAATTGCGGCAGGCTATGAGGATGCCAATGATGCCGGCACCCGAAAACAGGGCCAAGGCCAGCAGCAGGGCGAGGGCAAGCCGATTGATCACGGCGCTTGATCCTGCCGCTTGCGCTCGATGAGACCGATCAGGCTGCCCATCAGGATGAGCTGGCCTTGCTGGAAGGCGCGAGCCATGCCGCGCAAGTAGCCGTTGTTGTCACCAAGTTAAAATGTCGCTTCATGAGCCATTTAGAAATGTCAGCAAGGCTCAACAATGCCGGTGTGGATCGGGATATGCGAGGTCGTCCAAAAGCCAGCGATCATGCTCCAGGCCGGATTGTTCTAGGCTCAGGACTCATAGCCAATAAATGACGAGCGCCGCGAGTGCGATGGCGGAGAGGAAGACCTTTGGGCATCTGTCGTATCGGGTCGCCACACGTCGCCAATCCTTGAGCCTGCCGAACATGATCTCGATGCGATTGCGCCGTTTGTAGCGTCGCTTGTCGTATTTCACGGGCGTCTTGCGCTGCTTTCGGCCGGGGATGCAGGCGCGTATCCCTTTGTCTTTCAACGCGTCTCTGAACCAGTCGGCGTCATAGCCCCGGTCCCCGAGCAGCCATTCCACGTTTGGCAAGCTACCCAGCAAAGCCCGTGCGCCGATGTAGTCGCTGACCTGCCCGGCGGTGACGAAAAGATTGAGTGGGCGTCCCTGACTGTCACAGACGGCGTGCAGCTTGGTGTTCATGCCGCCCTTCGTTCGGCCAATCAGGCGTCCACGCCCCCCTTTTTCGCGGCCATGCTGGTCGCGGTTCGGTGGGCTTTGAGATAAGTCGCGTCGATCATGACCGTCTTTTCCTCGCCGTGATCGGCTGCCAGGCCAGCCATCATCTGCGCAAAGATGCCCTTGTCGCTCCACCGCTTCCATCGGTTGTAGAGCGTCTTGTGGGGGCCGTATTCCGCAGGCGCATCGCGCCAACGCAACCCATTGCGATTGATGAAGATAATCCCGCTCAAGACACGCCGATCATCGACGCGGGGTTTGCCGTGGGCATTGTTGCAGAAGTCACGGTCCTGGGGGGGATTCCGTCTACGAACCCCTGCTGTTAGGCTTCTTGTATGACTAAGCCTGAGCCTGCCCGCTACCGCACGACGAACTGGAAGAGCTATAACGAAGCGCTGAAGCGACGAGGCTCCCTTTTGATCTGGCTGGACAAGGATATGGTCTGGCGAGCTGCGAAAGCCGGTCGTCATGGCCGACCGCCGGTATTCAGCGATGCTGCGATCCAATTCTGTTTGATGGTGAAGGTGCTGTTCGGGTTGGCGCTGAGACAAACGACCGGGATGGTGGCGAGCATCCTGTCGATGGCCGGTCTCGACTGGCCGGTGCCGGACTTCTCCACCCTGAGCCGCCGCCAGAAACGCATCACGGTGCAGATCACGCAGCGCCGTGCGCCCGGGCCGCTGAACCTGCTGGTCGATAGCACCGGGATCAAGTTCCTGGGTGACGGTGAATGGCTGGCGCGCAAGCATGGCACACAGCGCCGACGCCAATATCGCAAGATTCATCTGGCGATGGACACCGACACCGGTGACATTCGGGCCGTAGAATTCACCTCGAGCGACAAGGGCGACAGTCCCGTTCTGCCCCAGCTGCTGGATCAGATACCGCCCGATGAGCAGATCGGCACCGTGACCGGGGACGGCGCATTTGACACGCGCCGCTGCCACACCGCAATCTTGGAGCGCGGTGGCACGGCGGTCATACCCATCCGCAAGAATGGGCGACGATGGCGGGAAGATTGCCCTGCCGCTGCCGTTCGCAACGAGATCCTCCGTGCCACACAACGCCTGGGCCGAAACATCTGGAAGCGTTGGACCGGCTATCACGTCCGAAGTCGGATCGAGGCGAAGATGAGATGCCTGAAGGCCTTCGGTGAGAGGATCGCATCACGCGACCCGGACCGTCAAACCGCTGAAATCCACATCCGTGTGGCGCTGATAAACCGGTTCAACGCCCTCGGCCAAGCCGAGATCGAACGCGTGGCATGAGGCGAACGGGGAAAGGGGGATCCTCAATCCCTTGATGACTTCTGCAACAATGCCGATGCAAGGTATCTGGCGTCTCTGTCCCATTGAGATTTGCGGTTTTGGACCTGCGGCTGATCGGCGATTTTTCTTCTGAAGTTTCAGAAGGGTTTTGGAATGGCGGATGGCGGGGACGGATTTGTCGGGCGTTGCGAGGTTGTAGAGCCTCGTCGGAGGAACCGGCGCTGGCCTGACGATGTGAAGGCTCGGATTGTCGCGGAGAGCCTGCAACCCGGTGTTCGGGTTGCGGATGTGGCGCGGCGTCATGACATGCAGCCCCACCATCTTTCGGAATGGCGTAGCCGTGCGCGGCGCGGATTGCTGGCTCTGCCGGCCGATTTCATGGCGCAGCCCGAGTTGCCCCGCTCCATTTCCCCGGAGCCGTTTTTTGTGCCGCTGGCGGTTGACGATCCTTCTGATCGGCAAGCCGGGAAGGCCGTGCCTGTGGCGCCTGATCGGCACAGGCACGGGATCCTGACCGTGGAAATCGGCGCCGGCATCGTGCTGCGTGTTCCCGGTGATGTCGCAGTGGAGCGTGCCGCCGCGCTGGTGCGGGCGTTGCGGGGAGAGGCATGATCGTTGCGGGCGCGCGGCAGCCGATCCTGATCGCGACGAAGCCGGTGGACTTCCGCTGCGGGCACCAGGCCCTGGCGCTGATGGTTCAGACCGAGTTGAAGCTCGACCCGCATTCCGGGGTGACGGTGATCTTCCGCTCGAAACGCGGGGACAGGTTGAAGATCCTGGTGTGGGACGGCACCGGAATGGTGCTGACCTACAAGGTTCTGGAACACGGCAGCTTCGCCTGGCCCAAGGTCCAGGACGGGGTGATGCGGCTGTCGCGGGCGCAGGCGGAAGCTCTGTTCGAGGGTCTGGACTGGCGGCGGACGGTTGCGCGGCGCGTGGCGGCGCCGATTGCGGCGGGGTAATCAGACGGGTATATTTTGCCTTGTTTTACTGGGATTTCTGGTCCGGATCGGGTAGGAAGGCGCATGTCGCAGCCCTTCGATCTCAGCCTGTTCCCGGACCTGCCTCCCGAGGTGAGGAAGGCTTTTGCGGCGATGCAGTTCGAGCTTTCGGTCGAACGGGCAGCCCGCCATCACGAGCAGGCGGTGGTGGCCGAGAAGGAAGCCTTCATCACCGAACTGAAGGCGCTGATCGAGAAGCTGGAAGGCCAGGTCCGGGATTACCGGCGCACGAAGTTCGGACCGAAATCGGAAAAGATGGACCCGGCGCAACTGGCACTGGCGCTGGAAGATCTGGAAACGGCCATTGCCGAGACCCAGGCACAGATCGCGGACGTCGAGGACAGGATCGCGGCCAGCGAACCAGAGCCCGCGAAGCGCAAGCCGCGGGCGCCCCGCAAGGCACGGGCATTGCCCGAGAGCCTGCCGCGCGTCGAGCGGGTGGTCGAGCCCGACAGCATCGTCTGCCCCTGCGGTTGCGGGGACATGGTCCGGATCGGCGAGGACCGGAGCGAACGGCTGGATTACATCCCGGCACGTTATCAGGTGATCGCCACGGTGCGCCCCCGTTATGCCTGCCCCAAGGGGCGAGCCGGTGTGGTGCAGGCCAAGGCACCCGCGCATCTTCTGGAGGGCAGTTGGCCGACCGAGGCACTGCTGGCGCAGATCGCCGTTTCCAAGCATTCCGAGCATATGCCGCTGAACCGGCAGGCCGTGGTGATGGCGCGGCACGGGCTGCCGATCGAGCGCTCGGTGCTGGCCGACTGGATGGGCCGGA
Coding sequences within it:
- a CDS encoding RidA family protein translates to MIKRHLQIPIGHRVVEYNGVFYFGGLISRDLTRDMKGQTQDICDRLDELMAEVGASKSSLLTAMIYISDFSQKDGMNQAWLNWIKADDLPTRATIGVADLGENVLVEIVISAAKV
- a CDS encoding NAD(P)/FAD-dependent oxidoreductase → MTGAVSHSADVIVIGGGIHGASTSLHLARRGYSVNLLERNRIGCHASGVNAGSIHHIPRIHFELPLAESALKVWPEIAEMLGDDCGFRRNGYLRVVETEAQFETARTAMERVRRYSSITEEWLDRGALRDLQPGLGDSITGGIWAAECGSADPARTLHAFRLNLQRAGVGLFEGCRVQAITRVGDVWHCVSATQAFQAPVLINCAGGWGGDIAALVGERFPLTRQALMMSVSARTPALLGPVVGHVGHRLSVKQALNGTYLIGGGYRGHVSDTAVHAGLDHDRLAYNLALAQHVFPTLAQAALTRCWAGLEGFAPDHAGYIGASSYSTDLWHCFGFSAHGFYLGPVVGKLLAQAIDTGDTPKVLLPFLPTRAEGGTLTH
- a CDS encoding FAD-dependent oxidoreductase encodes the protein MTEPLDLVILGAGPAGLAAFQTAGACGLDVALVDENARAGGRIYKGILSACAAGKPLSDTYGADGPWAAKAVDAVQTANDPAIFTGHTVIDVTRTPGDVWQVHLLAEPGLKHLKARRILVATGAKERPFAFPGWTLPGVMTAGAIQTLMKDSNCLPDCPVVLAGSGPLLLLLATQLLEQGVTVSALLDTTPSSNVLRAARFVPGAVMAGTTLWQGVNLLCRITRAKLPRYQNVTQVAAQGTDLLKAVTFTYRGTEHQISTPLLVTHLGIVPDTQLTRLLGCTHYWSPLLQAWAPDADKAGQTSHPDVSVAGDATGSNGALAARNAGHLAALDAACKLGAISTHDYHERAIPLLAFHRRSTRERRFLNHLFAPAPSHARTLPDDTLLCRCEEVSFGTLRAMTRAGIGDFDHFKAVSRCGMGLCQGRICADMATLALAEGAGIDPSKARQMTVRAPLKPIPLGALAKGIDISVALPGEGFVYTSDKP
- a CDS encoding (2Fe-2S)-binding protein, translated to MSPETSTFGPAFRLTASTQTVVISFEGTALRVPENVSVVAALLVTGYPAGRRASGSGAQRSAYCGIGQCFDCTMTIDGVSGCQACMTRVREGMQVARQRV
- a CDS encoding NAD(P)/FAD-dependent oxidoreductase, coding for MSSGKIAPGAGLVAVIGAGLVGLACARRLQRDGFDVALFDPGKPGAGASYGNAGLIAGSAVIPEASMETLCKLPGLLFGSTGPLSLKPSYLPRMAPFLWHFAKACRISQFDRISRAMAGLSLVGFDHWMTLLDDLPDARALFQRNGCLYIYLTDAERRAAEAHNEVRRARGMSLTDLSASEVANLVPSLARPVAGAMLAHEAGHVLGPGALSQALFDRFMADGGQFINAPVSEIIKSGNRVSQLRTASGQTYEVGHVVLAAGAHSSGLAAQLNCGAPIVGHRGYHLMIAQPGVETQLPMLVPALGIAVTPMQSGLRFAGLVEFADFDAPPSEKLFHQIQTAAKRLFPQLQVGASDRWMGCRPSLPDGVPILDRAPGLSNALLAFGHGQMGLTQAAVSGHVISDLMLGKPPRVDITPYGADRFSRHRSVADVA
- a CDS encoding TRAP transporter substrate-binding protein, giving the protein MLHKLLKKMIQPAAGVMLGMMTLPVMAADVTINLGWETPPESKLGILAVKFKELAEEYSEGSVEVKLRCCGQIGNEETAFSAMQLGNVDAFLVSSNNLSSNYPLIDVFVLPYIFRSPEHMKAVLEGPVGVEFAEGLRQATGVNLLAYGGVFFREVFSVKQPVDEIGQMSGLKFRVPQNQVMIDTAAAFGAQPVAMAWSEVPTALQTGAIDATDNGLVTIRDMKFYEFAEHLVRLDHIAAFVPLFMSDQTMAKLDDAQKEAVMRAAAEASAYQAEIIQSGEDEVRAWLRDEGGMTLHSPDRAPFIERALTVQDNFAEERGEKFKSLIEKIRAVEG
- a CDS encoding TRAP transporter large permease, with the translated sequence MSDPLIITAVFIGTLLIGVPVFVVLGVTAVVGLWLLDIPGNSLAQSSVVALQPFPLLALPLFILAGSIMERGHTAARLINVAQSMMTSQKGNLGYVTVIACAIFGAISGSGMATTAAVGSVTIPRMIEDGYSPRFASAVAASAGALGAMIPPSNMMIIYGLVASQSIPRLFLAGVIPGLTLALLLMVVVYFLARKEAPRETAPFQWTVFARVVKEGKWALGAPILILGGIYSGVFTPTEAAGVAVLYALFVEAVVYRELKWSQFLGALRFTTLMTGMLILLAPTLTLGHIIALYDMPDLVLGLLTSMGNNPLIFLTIVAVFYIIIGTFMDSLAQIVIFTPVLLPVAISLGIDPIFFGVFTIITAEIGFLTPPVGGNLYVAQRIGNVSLESISLAVVPFFWAYIAGLVIVTLWPELVLFLPDLVFGESR
- a CDS encoding TRAP transporter small permease, with the translated sequence MSFFVKPFPKWDRNEPKSHSLQCYSTGGIDPDELRMTQSQFHRSRVVRFFDLYAEESIACALIVLMTFCVLLQVFSRYFYDLGVHWTEEVAAYSMVWAVYLGAIVGIRHHFHIRMLLLVQKLPRGFGLASIMLGDVLWMGFNILMIIYASDYLIRLFSFVNASVSLGIEQEWLHSIILIAYVLMSVRVIQVYVLWFRGGCIGLPAREHEADA